The proteins below come from a single Argentina anserina chromosome 1, drPotAnse1.1, whole genome shotgun sequence genomic window:
- the LOC126782226 gene encoding phosphoserine aminotransferase 2, chloroplastic-like, translating into MAMATSPHSLLLQNPHPTFLKNPKLPFTALPMISTRLPSTTISIKCAAATTPLQDLRPNNPPEPQDRVFNFAAGPANLPENVLKKAQSELYNWRGSGMSVMEMSHRGKEFSSIIQKAESDLRTLLTIPPEYSVLFLQGGATTQFAAIPLNLCRPDDKVDYLVTGSWGDKAAKEAQKYCKPQVIWSGKPEKYTKIPAFDELEQSGDAKYLHICANETIHGVEFKAYPAPKSGLLIADMSSNFCSKPVDVSRFGIIYAGAQKNVGPSGVTIVIIRKDLIGNAQGVTPVMLDYKIHDQNNSLYNTPPCFGIYMCGLVFEDLLEQGGLVGIEKKNKNKAELLYNAIDGSSGFYRCPVEESVRSLMNVPFTLEKSELEAEFIKEAAKEKMVQLKGHRSVGGMRASIYNAMPLAGVEKLVAFMKDFQAKHA; encoded by the coding sequence ATGGCAATGGCAACCTCACCTcactccctcctcctccaaaaccCACACCCCACTTTCCTCAAAAACCCCAAACTACCCTTCACCGCCCTCCCCATGATCTCCACCCGCCTCCCCTCCACCACCATCTCCATCAAATGCGCCGCCGCCACCACCCCCCTCCAAGATCTCCGCCCCAACAACCCCCCGGAGCCCCAAGACCGCGTCTTCAACTTCGCCGCCGGCCCCGCCAACCTCCCGGAGAACGTCCTCAAGAAAGCCCAGTCGGAGCTCTACAACTGGCGCGGATCTGGCATGTCCGTCATGGAAATGAGCCACCGCGGCAAAGAATTCTCCTCCATCATCCAGAAAGCCGAGTCCGACCTCCGCACCCTCCTCACCATCCCCCCGGAATATTCCGTCCTCTTCCTCCAGGGCGGCGCCACCACCCAGTTCGCCGCGATCCCGCTCAACCTCTGCCGCCCCGACGACAAGGTCGATTACTTGGTCACCGGATCATGGGGCGACAAGGCCGCCAAGGAGGCCCAAAAGTACTGCAAACCGCAGGTGATCTGGTCCGGTAAGCCGGAGAAGTACACGAAAATTCCGGCATTTGATGAGCTGGAGCAGAGTGGAGACGCAAAGTATTTACATATATGTGCAAATGAGACCATTCATGGAGTTGAGTTCAAGGCGTATCCAGCTCCGAAAAGTGGGCTGCTTATTGCTGATATGTCGTCGAACTTCTGCTCCAAGCCGGTGGATGTGTCGAGATTCGGGATCATATACGCGGGGGCGCAGAAGAATGTAGGGCCTTCTGGGGTGACGATTGTGATTATACGGAAGGATTTGATCGGAAATGCGCAGGGGGTTACGCCAGTGATGCTGGATTATAAGATTCATGACCAGAATAATTCGCTGTATAATACGCCGCCTTGCTTTGGGATTTACatgtgtgggcttgtgtttgaGGATTTGCTGGAGCAGGGCGGGTTGGTTGGGAttgagaagaagaacaagaacaaggcGGAGCTGCTGTACAATGCCATTGACGGGAGCAGTGGGTTTTACAGGTGCCCGGTGGAGGAGTCGGTGAGGTCGTTGATGAATGTGCCGTTTACGCTTGAGAAATCGGAGCTGGAGGCTGAGTTTATTAAGGAGGCGGCCAAGGAGAAGATGGTGCAGCTCAAGGGGCATAGGTCAGTGGGAGGAATGAGGGCTTCGATTTATAATGCTATGCCTTTGGCTGGGGTGGAGAAGTTGGTTGCTTTCATGAAGGACTTTCAGGCTAAGCATGCTTGA
- the LOC126787897 gene encoding G2/mitotic-specific cyclin-2-like, with product MVISDENCANLVRPTNVRGGVDMGNRKIGHNRRALGVINQSLIGAKPYPCVVNKRGFPGKHEICEKKQADPAHRPITRKFAAAQIESTQQLIQEEIKKPSDSFGDCIFIDEEFKSPEEQADQPEPMFLEQPEAMPNEANDMKEVEMEDIMEEPLVDIDSCDLKNPLAVAEYVEDLHTYYRKMEGSSCVPPDYLEQQFDINEKMRAILIDWLIEVHHKFELLDETLFLTINLIDRFLSQQTVVRKKLQLVGLVAMLLACKYEEVSVPVVGDLILISDKAYTRKEILEMESLILNTLQFNMSVPTPYVFMKRFLKAAQSDKKLELLSFFLIELSLVEYEMLKFSPSLLAASAVYAAQCTLYGFKQWSRTCEWHTNYSENQLLECSRLMVGFHQKAATGKLTGVHRKFCTSKFGFIANCEPAEFLLQTQL from the exons ATGGTTATTTCTGATGAGAACTGTGCTAATCTTGTCAGACCCACAAATGTTCGAG GGGGAGTAGATATGGGTAACAGGAAGATTGGGCATAACAGGAGGGCATTGGGTGTTATTAATCAGAGTCTGATTGGAGCTAAGCCGTACCCTTGTGTTGTTAACAAGAGAGGCTTTCCTGG AAAGCACGAGATCTGTGAAAAGAAGCAGGCAGATCCGGCGCATAGACCGATTACAAG GAAGTTTGCTGCTGCACAAATTGAAAGTACTCAGCAATTGATTCAAGAG GAAATTAAGAAACCCTCAGATAGTTTTGGAGATTGTATATTCATAGATGAGGAATTCAAGTCACCTGAAGAACAGGCTGACCAGCCAGAGCCAATGTTCTTAGAACAACCAGAAGCAATGCCTAATGAAGCCAATGATATG AAGGAGGTTGAAATGGAGGACATCATGGAGGAGCCACTTGTAGACATTGATAGCTGTGATTTAAAGAACCCACTTGCTGTTGCAGAGTATGTTGAGGATCTTCATACTTATTACAGGAAAATGGAG GGTTCTAGCTGTGTCCCGCCTGATTATCTGGAACAACAATTTGACATCAATGAGAAGATGAGGGCTATACTTATTGACTGGCTTATTGAG GTGCACCACAAGTTTGAACTCCTGGACGAGACATTGTTTCTTACTATTAATCTCATAGATAGATTTTTATCCCAACAAACAGTAGTGCGGAAGAAACTTCAGTTAGTTGGTCTGGTTGCCATGCTTTTAGCTTGCAAGTATGAAGAAGTTTCTGTGCCTGTTGTGGGCGATTTGATTCTTATATCCGACAAGGCTTACACAAGGAAggaaattctggaaatg GAGAGCTTGATCCTCAACACATTACAATTTAACATGTCAGTTCCAACACCATATGTCTTCATGAAAAGGTTCCTCAAGGCTGCTCAATCTGACAAAAAG CTTGAACTTCTATCCTTCTTCCTGATCGAGCTCTCTCTTGTTGAGTATGAGATGCTTAAGTTCTCGCCATCTTTGTTGGCTGCTAGTGCAGTCTACGCTGCTCAGTGTACTCTTTATGGTTTCAAGCAGTGGAGTAGAACCTGTGAGTGGCACACAAACTACTCGGAAAATCAGCTTTT AGAATGCTCAAGGTTGATGGTTGGTTTCCACCAAAAGGCAGCAACAGGGAAACTCACAGGGGTACACAGGAAGTTCTGTACATCCAAGTTTGGCTTCATTGCGAATTGTGAACCTGCGGAGTTTCTCTTACAGACCCAATTATAG